A window from Bosea sp. ANAM02 encodes these proteins:
- a CDS encoding enoyl-CoA hydratase/isomerase family protein, whose translation MTDDREIICEIRGAAGVVVLNRPKALNALSLGMVRELARALDAWENDPQVTRVVVVSTSEKAFSAGGDIRWLHDCGKAGRHDEMLAFWGEEYILNHRIKTYPKPYVALIDGIVMGGGVGISLHGSHRIAGDRYLFAMPEVGIGFFPDVGATYALPRLEGGFGSFLALTGERVGAADALAAGLATHGVPSERMEELADALTKPGSLDDILAGFTLQRGPGPLHAEKAMMAEVFAAPTLPDVVAGLRRAADKGDAFAGKLLQTIAVKSPTSVAIAFEQMRRGAGLDFAEAMRTEYRIVSRIARGHDFYEGVRAVVIDKDQAPRWRPATLDEVEQTDIDAYFASLGADELKLEG comes from the coding sequence ATGACTGACGATCGCGAGATCATCTGCGAGATTCGCGGCGCAGCCGGCGTCGTCGTGCTCAACCGGCCGAAGGCGCTGAACGCGCTGAGCCTCGGCATGGTCCGCGAGCTCGCCCGCGCGCTCGACGCCTGGGAAAACGACCCGCAGGTCACCCGCGTCGTCGTCGTCAGCACGAGCGAGAAGGCGTTCTCGGCCGGCGGCGATATCCGCTGGCTGCATGATTGCGGCAAGGCCGGCCGCCATGACGAGATGCTCGCCTTCTGGGGCGAGGAATACATCCTCAACCACCGCATCAAGACCTATCCGAAGCCCTATGTCGCGCTGATCGACGGCATCGTCATGGGCGGCGGCGTCGGCATCTCCTTGCATGGCAGCCACCGCATCGCGGGGGATCGCTATCTCTTCGCCATGCCGGAGGTCGGCATCGGCTTCTTCCCCGATGTCGGCGCGACCTATGCCCTGCCGCGCCTGGAAGGCGGTTTCGGCAGCTTTCTCGCGCTGACTGGCGAGCGAGTCGGCGCGGCCGATGCGCTGGCAGCAGGCCTCGCAACCCATGGCGTGCCGAGCGAGCGGATGGAGGAACTCGCCGACGCGCTGACCAAGCCCGGTTCCCTCGACGATATTCTCGCCGGCTTCACGCTCCAGCGCGGGCCAGGCCCCCTGCACGCCGAAAAGGCCATGATGGCCGAGGTCTTCGCCGCGCCGACCTTGCCGGACGTGGTCGCGGGCCTGCGCCGGGCTGCCGACAAGGGCGACGCCTTCGCCGGCAAGCTGCTGCAGACCATTGCGGTGAAGTCGCCGACCAGCGTCGCCATCGCCTTCGAGCAGATGCGGCGTGGAGCCGGGCTCGATTTCGCCGAGGCGATGCGCACCGAGTACCGCATCGTCTCGCGCATCGCGCGCGGCCATGATTTCTACGAAGGCGTGCGCGCCGTGGTGATCGACAAGGACCAGGCGCCGCGCTGGCGGCCCGCGACGCTCGACGAGGTCGAGCAGACCGATATCGATGCCTATTTCGCCTCGCTCGGCGCCGATGAACTGAAGCTGGAGGGCTGA
- a CDS encoding DUF6163 family protein, translated as MGLGGDGDALRGTRAGEAEGKPANRWRLVLVWFLRLLSAFWLAKGLTAWMVIFGLPGNPQPPFENRLLSYQAIVVYFAVIDLVAAVGLWLTSTWGGVLWLLAAISQMLLGFFFPRFVPMTAWLVGLYIGLIAVYFLATWAAENEAE; from the coding sequence TTGGGGCTGGGTGGAGATGGCGATGCGCTGCGTGGCACCCGCGCCGGCGAGGCCGAGGGCAAGCCGGCGAACCGCTGGCGGCTCGTGCTCGTCTGGTTCCTGCGCCTGCTTTCGGCCTTCTGGCTCGCCAAGGGCCTGACCGCGTGGATGGTCATCTTCGGCCTGCCGGGCAATCCGCAGCCGCCCTTCGAGAACCGCCTGCTCAGCTATCAGGCGATCGTCGTCTATTTCGCGGTGATCGATCTCGTCGCCGCGGTCGGCCTCTGGCTGACTTCGACCTGGGGCGGCGTGCTCTGGCTGCTCGCCGCGATCAGCCAGATGCTGCTGGGCTTCTTCTTCCCGCGCTTCGTGCCGATGACGGCCTGGCTCGTCGGGCTCTATATCGGGTTGATCGCCGTCTACTTCCTGGCGACCTGGGCGGCCGAGAACGAGGCGGAGTAG
- the hemB gene encoding porphobilinogen synthase — protein MESPVVRPFPAPKSRHDEAPSLGLTRRMRRNRKAEWSRRLVRESALTTDDLIWPIFLMDSSEASLPVEWMPGVDRLNIDEAVRRAAEAAALGIPAIAPFPYVDKALRDPTGSEALNANNLMCRAVRAIKREVPQIGIICDAALDPYTSHGHDGVMEGERVLNDASVQILAGQALALADAGADIIAPSDMMDGRVGAIRTALDGEGHEDVQIMAYAAKYASAFYGPFRDAIGTNATLVGDKRTYQMDPANSDEAIAEVMLDLEEGADMVMIKPGLPYLDVVARVKDHFRVPTFAYQVSGEYAMIMAAANNGWLDGDKAMLESLLAFKRAGADGVLTYFAPRVAKKLKAGA, from the coding sequence ATGGAATCCCCGGTCGTGCGGCCTTTCCCTGCTCCGAAATCCCGCCATGACGAAGCGCCCTCGCTCGGTCTGACGCGCCGCATGCGCCGCAACCGCAAGGCGGAATGGTCGCGCCGGCTGGTGCGGGAATCAGCGCTGACGACCGACGACCTGATCTGGCCGATCTTCCTGATGGATTCGAGCGAGGCCAGTTTGCCGGTGGAGTGGATGCCCGGCGTCGACCGTCTCAATATCGACGAGGCCGTGCGCCGGGCAGCCGAGGCCGCAGCGCTCGGCATCCCCGCCATTGCGCCCTTCCCCTATGTCGACAAGGCGCTGCGCGATCCGACCGGCTCGGAGGCGCTCAACGCCAACAACCTGATGTGCCGCGCCGTGCGCGCAATCAAGCGCGAGGTGCCGCAGATCGGCATCATCTGCGACGCCGCGCTCGATCCCTATACCTCGCATGGCCATGACGGCGTGATGGAGGGCGAGCGCGTCCTCAACGACGCCAGCGTGCAGATCCTCGCCGGGCAGGCGCTGGCGCTCGCCGATGCCGGGGCCGACATCATCGCGCCCTCCGACATGATGGACGGGCGCGTCGGTGCGATCCGGACGGCGCTCGACGGCGAGGGCCACGAGGACGTGCAGATCATGGCCTATGCGGCGAAATATGCCTCGGCCTTCTACGGACCGTTCCGCGACGCGATCGGCACCAATGCCACGCTCGTCGGCGACAAGCGCACCTATCAGATGGACCCGGCCAATTCGGACGAGGCGATCGCCGAGGTGATGCTCGACCTCGAAGAGGGCGCCGACATGGTGATGATCAAGCCAGGCCTGCCCTATCTCGACGTGGTGGCGCGGGTGAAGGACCATTTCCGCGTGCCGACCTTCGCCTACCAGGTCTCCGGCGAGTACGCGATGATCATGGCGGCCGCGAACAACGGCTGGCTCGACGGCGACAAGGCGATGCTGGAAAGCCTGCTCGCCTTCAAGCGCGCCGGCGCCGATGGCGTGCTCACCTATTTCGCCCCGCGCGTGGCGAAGAAGCTGAAGGCCGGCGCGTAA
- a CDS encoding branched-chain amino acid ABC transporter permease — translation MTLPVGPRYRRARMRPLLLSILAAVTLALAGCGFDFDTDQMRLCRQAIPPLNPPNARIEIERTTRGPVPRALRLFYRVQLGDGLSRHRTIDCLFANEGSGPSRGALVGIAADGRPMADASFYLLRRFYLEDRASPPPDPAEPRAESLPAIPTSLAYGLQQGLSALPSAAIYAMLAAAYALVYGLTGRIILSFGEFAALGALSSVVGVALLLSLAVSTPLSGLAVAFAVAIAVCALHGFAMGRFVLRHLERGTGQQMLIATIGLAIALSEYLRLAQGPELRWLPPVFNTPVPLAHAGNFVVTLNPLALALAAIGLGATLGVVLLIRRSAYGRAWRAVSDDAKTAALFGVDARAVHDVAVIIACACCGIAGVIVTAIYGGMGFSGGFSLGLKALVAAILGGIGSVSGAALGGLCIAIFEAVWSATLPIEQRDLAVYSLLAIVLIWRPGGFFGDGELTPRRV, via the coding sequence ATGACACTGCCGGTCGGGCCGCGCTACCGTCGTGCCCGCATGCGCCCGCTCCTCCTGTCGATTCTGGCCGCCGTCACGCTCGCCCTCGCGGGCTGCGGCTTCGATTTCGACACCGACCAGATGCGGCTCTGCCGGCAAGCGATCCCGCCGCTCAATCCGCCGAACGCCCGCATCGAGATCGAGCGGACCACCAGGGGGCCGGTCCCGCGGGCCCTGCGGCTGTTCTATCGCGTCCAGCTCGGCGACGGGCTTTCACGCCACCGCACGATCGACTGCCTCTTCGCCAACGAAGGCAGCGGGCCGAGCCGGGGGGCGCTCGTCGGCATCGCCGCGGACGGGCGGCCGATGGCCGATGCCAGCTTCTACCTGCTGCGGCGCTTCTACCTGGAGGACCGGGCCTCGCCGCCTCCGGACCCGGCGGAACCTAGAGCCGAGAGCCTGCCGGCGATTCCGACCAGCCTCGCCTATGGCCTGCAGCAGGGCCTGAGCGCCCTGCCCTCGGCCGCGATCTACGCCATGCTCGCGGCGGCCTATGCTCTCGTCTACGGGCTCACCGGGCGGATCATCCTGAGCTTCGGCGAATTCGCGGCGCTGGGCGCGCTTTCCTCCGTCGTCGGGGTCGCGCTGCTGCTCTCGCTCGCGGTGTCGACGCCGCTCTCCGGGCTTGCCGTCGCCTTCGCCGTCGCCATCGCCGTCTGCGCCCTGCACGGCTTCGCCATGGGCCGGTTCGTGCTGCGCCATCTCGAGCGCGGCACGGGCCAGCAGATGCTGATCGCCACGATCGGGCTCGCCATAGCACTCTCCGAATATCTTCGTCTGGCGCAGGGGCCAGAGCTGCGCTGGCTGCCGCCGGTGTTCAACACGCCGGTCCCGCTGGCGCATGCCGGAAACTTCGTGGTCACGCTGAACCCGCTCGCGCTGGCGCTGGCGGCGATCGGCCTCGGCGCGACGCTCGGCGTCGTCCTGCTGATCCGCCGCTCGGCCTATGGCCGGGCCTGGCGGGCCGTGTCCGACGACGCCAAGACCGCCGCGCTGTTCGGCGTCGATGCGCGCGCGGTCCATGACGTCGCCGTCATCATCGCCTGCGCCTGCTGCGGCATCGCCGGCGTCATCGTCACCGCGATCTATGGCGGGATGGGCTTCTCCGGCGGCTTCTCGCTCGGCCTGAAAGCGCTCGTCGCGGCGATCCTCGGCGGCATCGGCTCGGTCAGCGGGGCGGCGCTCGGCGGGCTCTGCATCGCGATCTTCGAAGCCGTCTGGTCGGCGACGCTGCCGATCGAGCAGCGCGACCTTGCCGTCTATTCGCTGCTCGCCATCGTGCTGATCTGGCGCCCCGGCGGCTTTTTCGGCGACGGCGAATTGACGCCACGCCGCGTGTGA